A genomic segment from Paralichthys olivaceus isolate ysfri-2021 chromosome 22, ASM2471397v2, whole genome shotgun sequence encodes:
- the rela gene encoding transcription factor p65 isoform X3 — protein MEAYGWDMTPLNQGPFIEIIEQPKPRGMRFRYKCEGRSAGSIPGEKSNDTTKTHPAIKVHNYSGPLRVRISLVTKNAPHKPHPHELVGKDCKHGYYEADLQERRIHSFQNLGIQCVKKKDVTEAITCRLQTNNNPFNIPDAKVWEEEFDLNSVRLCFQASITLSTGELFPLEPMVSQPIYDNRAPNTAELKICRINRNSGSCKGGDEIFLLCDKVQKEDIEVRFFQDSWEGKGTFSQADVHRQVAIVFRTPPFRDTNLTEPIRVKMQLRRPSDREVSEPMDFQYLPSDPDEYRLSEKRKRTGDMFQSLKLGPMLSSVSISQDRRHISTARRTVTAKPPSMNAQVAAVVLPGASAGKSQPSYSFNQPGRLFSVQPKVEASPSISAVTTSQTWKIMESLSLGNQPKATPVANFSMSQPPSSSSSTSTTTSAANPDYSTVNLSDLHEFFPNISSAMAQEPSASLGSTPSSQASSTFNLQSSHFRVDAPLDDDIPEFPSFSEAQAQGTLDSLNMDDFVDLLNPRLMSESGNCTSMLAQGSCQQAASSSSSTVSQNTSDPASNPGSTWMNYPNSIVTLLQNESSIVASNNIHHQAPVLDEFDELMSADEDRLISILNSESHVGFVSGHPS, from the exons ATGGAGG CGTATGGATGGGACATGACCCCACTCAACCAAG GCCCCTTCATAGAGATCATTGAGCAGCCAAAGCCGAGGGGGATGAGGTTCAGGTATAAGTGTGAAGGACGTTCAGCCGGCAGTATCCCCGGAGAGAAGAGCAACGACACCACTAAGACTCACCCAGCCATCAAG GTGCACAACTACAGCGGCCCCTTGCGTGTTCGCATTTCATTGGTGACAAAGAATGCACCGCACAAGCCCCACCCCCACGAACTGGTCGGGAAGGACTGCAAACATGGCTACTATGAGGCTGACCTGCAGGAGAGACGAATACACAG ttttcagAACCTGGGCATACAGTGTGTGAAGAAGAAGGATGTGACTGAGGCCATCACTTGCAGGCTCCAGACCAATAATAACCCCTTTAACA TTCCAGACGCGAAGGTGTGGGAGGAGGAGTTTGACCTGAATTCAGTGCGGCTTTGTTTCCAGGCCTCCATCACTCTGTCTACAGGAGAGCTGTTTCCATTGGAGCCTATGGTGTCACAGCCCATTTATGACAACA GAGCCCCAAACACGGCTGAGCTGAAGATCTGCAGAATCAACCGCAACTCTGGAAGCTGCAAGGGAGGGGACGAAATCTTTCTGCTGTGTGACAAAGTGCAAAAAG AGGACATCGAGGTGCGTTTCTTCCAGGACTCTTGGGAGGGAAAGGGCACTTTCTCCCAAGCCGACGTCCACAGGCAGGTGGCCATCGTGTTCCGCACGCCTCCCTTTCGCGACACTAATCTCACCGAGCCCATCAGAGTGAAGATGCAGCTCCGCCGGCCCTCTGATCGCGAGGTCAGCGAGCCAATGGACTTCCAGTACTTGCCTTCTGACCCAG ATGAATACAGACTGAGTGAGAAGAGGAAGCGCACAGGAGACATGTTCCAGAGCCTGAAGCTGGGACCCATGTTGTCGAGTG TGTCCATTTCACAAGATAGACGGCACATAAGCACAGCACGGAGAACAGTCACAGCCAAGCCTCCGTCTATGAACGCGCAAGTTG CAGCTGTGGTGCTACCTGGTGCCAGTGCAGGGAAATCTCAGCCCTCCTACTCATTCAATCAGCCAGGTCGGCTCTTCTCAGTCCAGCCCAAGGTAGAGGCCTCCCCCTCCATCTCAGCTGTGACTACAAGCCAAACATGGAAGATCATGGAGAGCCTGAGCCTGGGCAACCAGCCCAAAGCCACACCAGTGGCCAACTTCTCAATGAGCCAGCcaccatcttcctcctcctccacctctaccACCACCTCCGCTGCCAACCCAGACTACTCAACCGTCAACCTGTCTGATCTGCATGAATTCTTTCCCAACATTTCCTCCGCCATGGCCCAGGAGCCTTCCGCTTCTCTGGGTAGCACACCATCCTCCCAGGCCAGCAGCACCTTCAACCTCCAGAGCTCTCATTTCCGTGTGGACGCACCACTGGATGATGATATCCCAGAGTTCCCTAGCTTTTCTGAAGCTCAGGCCCAAGGCACCCTGGACAGCCTAAACATGGATGACTTTGTGGACCTTCTGAACCCCCGCCTCATGAGCGAGAGTGGAAATTGCACCTCGATGTTGGCTCAGGGTTCATGCCAACAGGCTGCCTCTTCCAGCTCCTCCACTGTTTCCCAGAACACTTCTGACCCCGCCAGCAACCCAGGAAGCACTTGGATGAATTACCCCAACAGCATCGTCACCTTGCTCCAGAACGAGAGCTCTATTGTTGCATCCAACAACATCCACCACCAAGCTCCTGTACTGGATGAGTTTGATGAGTTGATGTCCGCTGACGAGGATCGTCTTATTTCCATTCTCAACAGCGAAAGCCATGTTGGGTTTGTCTCAGGACACCCCAGTTAA
- the rela gene encoding transcription factor p65 isoform X1 — protein MEAYGWDMTPLNQAGPFIEIIEQPKPRGMRFRYKCEGRSAGSIPGEKSNDTTKTHPAIKVHNYSGPLRVRISLVTKNAPHKPHPHELVGKDCKHGYYEADLQERRIHSFQNLGIQCVKKKDVTEAITCRLQTNNNPFNIPDAKVWEEEFDLNSVRLCFQASITLSTGELFPLEPMVSQPIYDNRAPNTAELKICRINRNSGSCKGGDEIFLLCDKVQKEDIEVRFFQDSWEGKGTFSQADVHRQVAIVFRTPPFRDTNLTEPIRVKMQLRRPSDREVSEPMDFQYLPSDPDEYRLSEKRKRTGDMFQSLKLGPMLSSVSISQDRRHISTARRTVTAKPPSMNAQVAAVVLPGASAGKSQPSYSFNQPGRLFSVQPKVEASPSISAVTTSQTWKIMESLSLGNQPKATPVANFSMSQPPSSSSSTSTTTSAANPDYSTVNLSDLHEFFPNISSAMAQEPSASLGSTPSSQASSTFNLQSSHFRVDAPLDDDIPEFPSFSEAQAQGTLDSLNMDDFVDLLNPRLMSESGNCTSMLAQGSCQQAASSSSSTVSQNTSDPASNPGSTWMNYPNSIVTLLQNESSIVASNNIHHQAPVLDEFDELMSADEDRLISILNSESHVGFVSGHPS, from the exons ATGGAGG CGTATGGATGGGACATGACCCCACTCAACCAAG CAGGCCCCTTCATAGAGATCATTGAGCAGCCAAAGCCGAGGGGGATGAGGTTCAGGTATAAGTGTGAAGGACGTTCAGCCGGCAGTATCCCCGGAGAGAAGAGCAACGACACCACTAAGACTCACCCAGCCATCAAG GTGCACAACTACAGCGGCCCCTTGCGTGTTCGCATTTCATTGGTGACAAAGAATGCACCGCACAAGCCCCACCCCCACGAACTGGTCGGGAAGGACTGCAAACATGGCTACTATGAGGCTGACCTGCAGGAGAGACGAATACACAG ttttcagAACCTGGGCATACAGTGTGTGAAGAAGAAGGATGTGACTGAGGCCATCACTTGCAGGCTCCAGACCAATAATAACCCCTTTAACA TTCCAGACGCGAAGGTGTGGGAGGAGGAGTTTGACCTGAATTCAGTGCGGCTTTGTTTCCAGGCCTCCATCACTCTGTCTACAGGAGAGCTGTTTCCATTGGAGCCTATGGTGTCACAGCCCATTTATGACAACA GAGCCCCAAACACGGCTGAGCTGAAGATCTGCAGAATCAACCGCAACTCTGGAAGCTGCAAGGGAGGGGACGAAATCTTTCTGCTGTGTGACAAAGTGCAAAAAG AGGACATCGAGGTGCGTTTCTTCCAGGACTCTTGGGAGGGAAAGGGCACTTTCTCCCAAGCCGACGTCCACAGGCAGGTGGCCATCGTGTTCCGCACGCCTCCCTTTCGCGACACTAATCTCACCGAGCCCATCAGAGTGAAGATGCAGCTCCGCCGGCCCTCTGATCGCGAGGTCAGCGAGCCAATGGACTTCCAGTACTTGCCTTCTGACCCAG ATGAATACAGACTGAGTGAGAAGAGGAAGCGCACAGGAGACATGTTCCAGAGCCTGAAGCTGGGACCCATGTTGTCGAGTG TGTCCATTTCACAAGATAGACGGCACATAAGCACAGCACGGAGAACAGTCACAGCCAAGCCTCCGTCTATGAACGCGCAAGTTG CAGCTGTGGTGCTACCTGGTGCCAGTGCAGGGAAATCTCAGCCCTCCTACTCATTCAATCAGCCAGGTCGGCTCTTCTCAGTCCAGCCCAAGGTAGAGGCCTCCCCCTCCATCTCAGCTGTGACTACAAGCCAAACATGGAAGATCATGGAGAGCCTGAGCCTGGGCAACCAGCCCAAAGCCACACCAGTGGCCAACTTCTCAATGAGCCAGCcaccatcttcctcctcctccacctctaccACCACCTCCGCTGCCAACCCAGACTACTCAACCGTCAACCTGTCTGATCTGCATGAATTCTTTCCCAACATTTCCTCCGCCATGGCCCAGGAGCCTTCCGCTTCTCTGGGTAGCACACCATCCTCCCAGGCCAGCAGCACCTTCAACCTCCAGAGCTCTCATTTCCGTGTGGACGCACCACTGGATGATGATATCCCAGAGTTCCCTAGCTTTTCTGAAGCTCAGGCCCAAGGCACCCTGGACAGCCTAAACATGGATGACTTTGTGGACCTTCTGAACCCCCGCCTCATGAGCGAGAGTGGAAATTGCACCTCGATGTTGGCTCAGGGTTCATGCCAACAGGCTGCCTCTTCCAGCTCCTCCACTGTTTCCCAGAACACTTCTGACCCCGCCAGCAACCCAGGAAGCACTTGGATGAATTACCCCAACAGCATCGTCACCTTGCTCCAGAACGAGAGCTCTATTGTTGCATCCAACAACATCCACCACCAAGCTCCTGTACTGGATGAGTTTGATGAGTTGATGTCCGCTGACGAGGATCGTCTTATTTCCATTCTCAACAGCGAAAGCCATGTTGGGTTTGTCTCAGGACACCCCAGTTAA
- the rela gene encoding transcription factor p65 isoform X2, which yields MEAYGWDMTPLNQAGPFIEIIEQPKPRGMRFRYKCEGRSAGSIPGEKSNDTTKTHPAIKVHNYSGPLRVRISLVTKNAPHKPHPHELVGKDCKHGYYEADLQERRIHSFQNLGIQCVKKKDVTEAITCRLQTNNNPFNIPDAKVWEEEFDLNSVRLCFQASITLSTGELFPLEPMVSQPIYDNRAPNTAELKICRINRNSGSCKGGDEIFLLCDKVQKEDIEVRFFQDSWEGKGTFSQADVHRQVAIVFRTPPFRDTNLTEPIRVKMQLRRPSDREVSEPMDFQYLPSDPDEYRLSEKRKRTGDMFQSLKLGPMLSSVSISQDRRHISTARRTVTAKPPSMNAQVAVVLPGASAGKSQPSYSFNQPGRLFSVQPKVEASPSISAVTTSQTWKIMESLSLGNQPKATPVANFSMSQPPSSSSSTSTTTSAANPDYSTVNLSDLHEFFPNISSAMAQEPSASLGSTPSSQASSTFNLQSSHFRVDAPLDDDIPEFPSFSEAQAQGTLDSLNMDDFVDLLNPRLMSESGNCTSMLAQGSCQQAASSSSSTVSQNTSDPASNPGSTWMNYPNSIVTLLQNESSIVASNNIHHQAPVLDEFDELMSADEDRLISILNSESHVGFVSGHPS from the exons ATGGAGG CGTATGGATGGGACATGACCCCACTCAACCAAG CAGGCCCCTTCATAGAGATCATTGAGCAGCCAAAGCCGAGGGGGATGAGGTTCAGGTATAAGTGTGAAGGACGTTCAGCCGGCAGTATCCCCGGAGAGAAGAGCAACGACACCACTAAGACTCACCCAGCCATCAAG GTGCACAACTACAGCGGCCCCTTGCGTGTTCGCATTTCATTGGTGACAAAGAATGCACCGCACAAGCCCCACCCCCACGAACTGGTCGGGAAGGACTGCAAACATGGCTACTATGAGGCTGACCTGCAGGAGAGACGAATACACAG ttttcagAACCTGGGCATACAGTGTGTGAAGAAGAAGGATGTGACTGAGGCCATCACTTGCAGGCTCCAGACCAATAATAACCCCTTTAACA TTCCAGACGCGAAGGTGTGGGAGGAGGAGTTTGACCTGAATTCAGTGCGGCTTTGTTTCCAGGCCTCCATCACTCTGTCTACAGGAGAGCTGTTTCCATTGGAGCCTATGGTGTCACAGCCCATTTATGACAACA GAGCCCCAAACACGGCTGAGCTGAAGATCTGCAGAATCAACCGCAACTCTGGAAGCTGCAAGGGAGGGGACGAAATCTTTCTGCTGTGTGACAAAGTGCAAAAAG AGGACATCGAGGTGCGTTTCTTCCAGGACTCTTGGGAGGGAAAGGGCACTTTCTCCCAAGCCGACGTCCACAGGCAGGTGGCCATCGTGTTCCGCACGCCTCCCTTTCGCGACACTAATCTCACCGAGCCCATCAGAGTGAAGATGCAGCTCCGCCGGCCCTCTGATCGCGAGGTCAGCGAGCCAATGGACTTCCAGTACTTGCCTTCTGACCCAG ATGAATACAGACTGAGTGAGAAGAGGAAGCGCACAGGAGACATGTTCCAGAGCCTGAAGCTGGGACCCATGTTGTCGAGTG TGTCCATTTCACAAGATAGACGGCACATAAGCACAGCACGGAGAACAGTCACAGCCAAGCCTCCGTCTATGAACGCGCAAGTTG CTGTGGTGCTACCTGGTGCCAGTGCAGGGAAATCTCAGCCCTCCTACTCATTCAATCAGCCAGGTCGGCTCTTCTCAGTCCAGCCCAAGGTAGAGGCCTCCCCCTCCATCTCAGCTGTGACTACAAGCCAAACATGGAAGATCATGGAGAGCCTGAGCCTGGGCAACCAGCCCAAAGCCACACCAGTGGCCAACTTCTCAATGAGCCAGCcaccatcttcctcctcctccacctctaccACCACCTCCGCTGCCAACCCAGACTACTCAACCGTCAACCTGTCTGATCTGCATGAATTCTTTCCCAACATTTCCTCCGCCATGGCCCAGGAGCCTTCCGCTTCTCTGGGTAGCACACCATCCTCCCAGGCCAGCAGCACCTTCAACCTCCAGAGCTCTCATTTCCGTGTGGACGCACCACTGGATGATGATATCCCAGAGTTCCCTAGCTTTTCTGAAGCTCAGGCCCAAGGCACCCTGGACAGCCTAAACATGGATGACTTTGTGGACCTTCTGAACCCCCGCCTCATGAGCGAGAGTGGAAATTGCACCTCGATGTTGGCTCAGGGTTCATGCCAACAGGCTGCCTCTTCCAGCTCCTCCACTGTTTCCCAGAACACTTCTGACCCCGCCAGCAACCCAGGAAGCACTTGGATGAATTACCCCAACAGCATCGTCACCTTGCTCCAGAACGAGAGCTCTATTGTTGCATCCAACAACATCCACCACCAAGCTCCTGTACTGGATGAGTTTGATGAGTTGATGTCCGCTGACGAGGATCGTCTTATTTCCATTCTCAACAGCGAAAGCCATGTTGGGTTTGTCTCAGGACACCCCAGTTAA
- the c22h11orf68 gene encoding UPF0696 protein C11orf68 homolog: protein MEEEEAPVEGEVETPFAAETYAAEAMAADMDPWIVFDSRRTPRSEFDGWLESNRPSQVYRFGDEEGGGRPVGWIAVLGPNYFPSDGDVMGLQESWEKLLGSGRSVSFQAVKELALNHGVLSGKWLMHLESGFKMDHAWECVARAALDGKISQVKVSSFDPKGEGKQVICAYNQNFTDESEVIRLDSAIRATGVKCALTYKPDAYTHLGIYRSNRWKLCPTIYESKFDLECVPRRSHIINKVTNLEVT, encoded by the coding sequence atggaggaggaagaggcccCGGTTGAAGGCGAGGTGGAGACCCCCTTTGCCGCGGAGACCTACGCCGCTGAGGCCATGGCTGCAGACATGGACCCCTGGATTGTGTTCGACTCCAGAAGAACACCCAGGTCCGAGTTCGACGGCTGGCTGGAGAGCAACAGGCCCTCGCAAGTGTACAGATTCGGCGACGAGGAAGGGGGTGGACGCCCTGTGGGGTGGATCGCCGTGCTGGGCCCCAACTACTTCCCcagtgatggtgatgtgatgggTCTCCAGGAGAGCTGGGAGAAACTGTTGGGCAGTGGCCGCTCTGTCTCCTTCCAGGCAGTGAAGGAGCTGGCCCTGAACCACGGGGTGCTCTCAGGCAAGTGGCTAATGCACTTGGAATCTGGTTTTAAGATGGACCACGCGTGGGAGTGTGTGGCCAGAGCAGCCCTGGATGGCAAGATCTCCCAGGTTAAAGTCAGTTCCTTCGATCCCAAGGGAGAGGGCAAGCAGGTCATATGTGCCTATAACCAAAACTTCACTGATGAGAGCGAGGTTATAAGGCTGGACTCTGCCATTCGTGCCACAGGGGTCAAATGCGCTCTAACCTACAAGCCAGACGCGTACACACACCTGGGAATCTACCGCAGCAACCGCTGGAAGCTCTGCCCCACCATTTACGAGAGCAAATTTGACCTGGAGTGCGTACCGAGGCGCTCCCACATCATCAACAAAGTCACCAATCTTGAAGTGACATAA